The following coding sequences lie in one Kwoniella dendrophila CBS 6074 chromosome 10, complete sequence genomic window:
- a CDS encoding pre-mRNA-splicing factor SLT11 — protein MAAKHDINKVGVESSDFPILCETCLGPNPYVRMTKQEFGNECKICNRPFTVFRWNPGAGGRYKKTEICNTCAKIKGVCQTCLLDLEYGLPVQVRDAALGRKAQAPTSDINKQYYIQNLEAQMADSPDGTTFDSEVANKAGREMLKGLARSDPYYKRNRPHICSFFVKGECKRGGECPFRHEIPKEGELSKQNMVDRYYGKNDPVAKKMLRESAESKGMKAPEDKSITTLLFLGLPQTTESEVRSALVAYCPFVKPIDLRSITIVDASHCAFINFKQRSLAERSAEALSAQGGIEVGGKKAKVLWGKARPQKGKQPSTSNEASGSEVGIVTKS, from the exons ATGGCAGCCAAACACGATATCAAC AAAGTAGGAGTGGAAAGTTCTGATTTCCCTATACT GTGTGAAACAT GTCTCGGTCCTAATCCCTATGTTCGAATG ACGAAGCAGGAGTTCGGAAATGAATGTAAGATATGCAATAGACCATTTACAGTATTTAGATGGAATCCAGGAGCTGGTGGTAGATATAAGAAAACAGAAATTTGTAACACATGTGCAAAGATAAAAGGTGTTTGTCAGACGTGTCTATTGGATCT CGAATACGGATTACCAGTTCAAGTTAGAGATGCCGCTTTAGGGCGTAAAGCTCAAGCGCCTACATCAGATATAAATAAAC AATATTATATACAGAATTTGGAAGCACAAATGGCAGATTCACCTGATGGAACAACGTTTGATTCAGAAGTAGCTAATAAAGCAGGAAGAGAAATGTTGAAAGGTTTAGCAAGATCAGATCCATATTATAAAAGGAATAGACCACATATATGTAGTTTCTTCGTTAAAGGTGAATGTAAAAGAGGAGGTGAATGTCCTTTTAG ACATGAAATACCAAAAGAAGGAGAGTTATCAAAACAAAATATGGTTGATAGATATTATGGTAAAAATGATCCGGTAGCTAAAAAAATGTTAAGAGAATCAGCTGAAAGTAAAGGTATGAAAGCACCCGAGGACAAATCTATA ACAACTTTGTTGTTCCTTGGATTACCACAAACGACGGAATCTGAAGTTAGATCAGCATTGGTAGCATATTGTCCATTTGTTAAACCTATAGATTTAAGATCGATAACAATTGTTGATGCCTCAC ACTGTGCATTCATAAATTTCAAACAAAGGAGTTTGGCTGAAAGGTCAGCTGAAGCATTATCAGCTCAAGGTGGTATAGAAGTTGGaggtaaaaaagcaaaagtcTTATGGGGTAAAGCGAGACCGCAGAAAGGTAAACAACCTTCTACATCAAATGAAGCTAGTGGATCTGAAGTTGGAATAGTGACGAAGAGCTAA
- a CDS encoding uracil-DNA glycosylase produces MPPQAKSIASYFKPTTTAVANAASTASTANGATTSTTSTPEKRKSTLSEAAKRAIQEGAAEAAAVNRDNGDHESGEPSAKKQKTNTNTSPSSTKVADIFLKSPAKNALSTSSTLSSPSKLPIMRSKTREELRQKISENPKWINKLDLELNTIGEDWLLALQDELTKPYFLNLKEFVTNEQKTKKVFPPAEDIYSWSRLCPLKDIRVVIIGQDPYHDDGQAHGLAFSVRKGVRIPPSLRNMYKEMHDEIPEFVIPKHGDLTEWAKHGVLLLNTSLTVRAHEAGSHANKGWDTFTAAVLKVVTSRLSPGPSIGSSTNDKVPGGNGVVFMAWGAHAAKMCAGVDQRKHLILKSAHPSPLSASRGFLGNNHFKKANEWLKVKYGPEGGIDWKALGAGKD; encoded by the exons ATGCCACCTCAAGCAAAATCAATCGCATCATACTTCAAGCCAACTACGACAGCTGTAGCAAATGCAGCTTCAACGGCATCTACAGCTAATGGAGCGACAACGTCTACGACATCTACTccagaaaagagaaaaagtaCTTTAAGTGAAGCCGCTAAAAGGGCTATACAAGAGGGTGCAGCTGAAGCTGCAGCTGTGAATCGAGATAATGGGGATCACGAGTCAGGTGAACCATCAGCTAAGAAGCAGAAGACCAATACAAATACTAGTCCGTCAAGTACAA AAGTAGCAGATATATTTCTTAAATCACCTGCTAAGAATGCAttatcaacatcttcaactttatcatcgCCAAGTAAATTACCTATAATGAGATCAAAAACACGTGAAGAATTAAGACAAAAAATATCGGAAAATCCAAAATGGATCaataaattagatttagaattGAATACTATCGGTGAAGATTGGTTATTAGctttacaagatgaattgacaAAACCGTATTTCTTGAAT TTGAAGGAATTCGTTACAAATGAAcaaaaaacgaaaaaggtTTTCCCACCAG ctgaagatatatatTCTTGGTCTAGATTATGTCCCCTAAAAGATATTAGAGTAGTGATAATAG GTCAAGATCCATATCAT GATGATGGACAAGCGCAT GGTTTAGCATTTTCAGTCAGAAAAGGAGTTAGgataccaccttctttgcGAAACATGTATAAAGAAATGCACGATGAGATACCTGAATTTGTGATACCGAAACATGG GGACTTGACTGAATGGGCCAAACATGGTGTACTTCTGCTAAATACGTCTTTAACCGTTCGAGCTCATGAG GCTGGATCGCACGCGAATAAAGGTTGGGATACATTTACAGCAGCAGTTCTAAAAGTCGTTACTTCCAGATTATCACCTGGACCTTCTATAGGTTCTTCAACAAACGATAAAGTCCCAGGTGGAAATGGTGTAGTCTTTATGGCTTGGGGCGCACATGCAGCTAAGATGTGTGCAGGTGTGGACCAA AGGAAACATTTAATACTTAAATCAGCAcatccttcacctttatcagcAAGTAGAGGttttttaggtaataatcATTTCAAAAAAGCAAATGAATGGCTCAAAGTTAAATATGGtcctgaaggtggtatcGATTGGAAAGCTTTAGGTGCAGGAAAAGACTAA
- a CDS encoding protein SYM1, with protein MAGLLGAYSSFLSRRPVIGGMASSAVLFATGDVVAQQLIEKKGKDHDFVRTARIVVWGGGIFAPAVTVWFRTLERLPIKGKWPATFARVGLDQFVFAPIVLTGFFHAMTLMEGKSLADARAKWKEAFVPTLKANWMLFVPFQTLNMGFIPLQYRLLAINGVNIPWNAFLSLQNAKPKQVEKAENDLKQA; from the exons ATGGCTGGTTTACTCGGTGCatactcttctttcttgtctaGAAGACCTGTGATAGGTGGTATGGCTTCTTCTGCT GTTCTCTTCGCTACTGGTGATG TCGTAGCACAACAATTGATcgaaaagaaaggtaaagatcaTGATTTCGTTAGAACTGC TCGAATCGTAGTATGGGGTGGTGGTATATTCGCACCAGCAGTAACAGTATGGTTTAGAACtttagaaagattacctATCAAAGGTAAATGGCCAGCTACTTTTGCAAGAGTTGGTTTAGATCAATTTGTCTTTGCTCCAATCGTATTGACTG GTTTCTTCCACGCTATGACTCTCATGGAAGGTAAATCACTTGCAGATGCTAGAGCTAAGTGGAAAGAG GCCTTTGTCCCAACTTTGAAAGCGAACTGGATGTT ATTCGTTCCCTTCCAAACTCTTAATATGGGT TTCATTCCACTTCAATATAGATTATTAGCAATCAATGGTGTTAACATTCCATGGAACgctttcttatctttacaAAATGCCAAACctaaacaagttgaaaaagctgaaaacgATTTAAAACAAGCTTAA